In one Campylobacter insulaenigrae NCTC 12927 genomic region, the following are encoded:
- a CDS encoding class I SAM-dependent methyltransferase: MEKIVEQVWDYTKHAKFYSYRPNYAPRSIDMLIELAKKSSGKSKVKVADIGAGTGNLSIMLAERGCEVVAVEPNDAMREIGKERTKDLDIEWVRATGIDSTLKDGEFDWVSFGSSFNVMDRTMALKESYRLLKQDCYFTCMWNHRDLNDPIQKEAENIIMEFVPSYTRGTRREDQRPIIEAHKDLFDNIIYLEEDFYFHQSIENYINAWQSVKNPYWDLETKEGNELFEKITNKLKQNLPSEFGIKYTTRAWSAKKVK; this comes from the coding sequence ATGGAAAAAATCGTAGAACAAGTGTGGGATTATACAAAGCATGCAAAATTTTATTCTTATAGACCAAATTATGCACCGCGTAGTATAGATATGCTAATAGAGCTTGCAAAAAAAAGTAGTGGAAAATCTAAGGTAAAAGTTGCAGATATAGGTGCTGGAACTGGAAATTTAAGTATAATGTTAGCTGAGCGTGGTTGTGAGGTAGTTGCTGTTGAGCCAAATGATGCTATGAGAGAAATTGGAAAAGAACGCACAAAAGATTTAGATATAGAGTGGGTAAGAGCTACTGGAATTGATTCGACTTTGAAAGATGGTGAATTTGATTGGGTTAGTTTTGGATCTAGTTTTAATGTTATGGATAGAACTATGGCTTTAAAAGAAAGTTATAGATTGTTAAAACAAGATTGTTATTTTACTTGTATGTGGAACCATAGAGATTTAAATGATCCTATTCAAAAAGAAGCTGAGAATATAATAATGGAATTTGTTCCTAGTTATACACGCGGTACTAGACGTGAAGACCAAAGACCTATAATTGAAGCACACAAAGATCTTTTTGATAATATTATCTATTTAGAAGAAGATTTTTATTTTCATCAAAGTATAGAAAATTATATCAATGCTTGGCAGAGTGTTAAGAATCCTTATTGGGATTTAGAAACCAAAGAAGGCAATGAGTTGTTTGAAAAAATTACTAACAAATTAAAACAAAATTTACCATCTGAATTTGGTATTAAATACACTACAAGAGCTTGGAGTGCTAAGAAGGTAAAATAA
- a CDS encoding class I SAM-dependent methyltransferase, protein MKQGDFSEVAKHYHNRPAYSTMLIQKLIKCVNDKNKEQMNVVEVGAGTGKLTKILADEFNLLIDAVEPNDNMREEGIKFTQDSKNITWHKGSGEITNIESDYADWLIMASSFHWTDPNKSLPEFARVLHGGGYFTAIWNPRHIVEGSVFYEIEEEIKHIVPELARVSSGTQNVKNWDEILVSTGDFKDCFFMECDYYELMDKQRYLGAWHSVNDIQAQAGKARWEEILKMIENKISSMDVIKIPYKIRAWTVRKA, encoded by the coding sequence ATGAAACAAGGTGATTTTAGCGAAGTAGCAAAACACTATCACAATAGGCCAGCATATAGCACTATGTTGATACAAAAGCTTATTAAATGTGTCAATGATAAAAATAAAGAACAAATGAATGTTGTGGAAGTAGGTGCTGGGACTGGAAAGCTTACTAAGATATTAGCAGATGAATTTAACCTTCTTATAGATGCTGTTGAACCAAATGATAATATGCGTGAAGAGGGTATAAAATTTACTCAAGATTCTAAAAACATTACTTGGCATAAAGGTAGTGGTGAGATTACGAATATAGAAAGTGATTATGCTGATTGGTTGATTATGGCTAGTTCTTTTCACTGGACTGATCCTAATAAATCTTTACCCGAATTTGCAAGAGTCCTTCATGGGGGGGGGTATTTCACTGCAATATGGAATCCACGCCATATAGTTGAAGGCTCTGTGTTTTATGAAATCGAAGAAGAAATTAAGCATATTGTACCAGAGCTTGCTCGTGTGAGTAGTGGTACTCAAAATGTTAAAAATTGGGATGAAATTCTTGTTTCGACAGGAGATTTTAAAGATTGTTTTTTTATGGAATGTGATTATTATGAGCTTATGGATAAGCAAAGATATCTTGGGGCTTGGCATTCTGTAAATGATATTCAAGCACAAGCCGGTAAAGCTAGATGGGAAGAAATTTTAAAAATGATAGAGAATAAAATTTCTTCCATGGATGTTATAAAAATTCCTTACAAAATTCGTGCATGGACAGTGCGTAAGGCTTAA